Genomic segment of Deltaproteobacteria bacterium:
AGTCGACCTTGTCGTGCCACTTCACGGGGTAGTGCTGGGCGTGCAGGATGCCGAGGAGGTCCCGCTCGCCGAGGTACTTCCAGTCCATCCAGCTGACCTGGCCCGCGTAGCCGTAGTAGCTGTCGACGTCGGTGTCCTGGCCGAAGAGGGCGTCGGAGCGCTGGGCGGTGGAGAGCCGGCGCACCCGCCGCAGGGACGGCAGGTAGAGCCACGAGTCATCCTGCTTGTCGGGGGAAGTGTAGCGGTTCCCGAGCGCGCCCAAGCGCGCCCACGCCCTTCAGGTCGAAGGGCTCGAGGATCGGATAGAGGCCCTGCTGCGCACGGTAGCCGTTGGGATTCGGCTTCTCGGGTTTGGGGTCGACGTACAGCCGCCCAGTCCAGAAGAGCCGCCGGAAGTGGTCGAGGAGAAAATGACGCTCGACGGTGAGCGGCCCATGGTCGGCGATCGCACCGGTGTCGGCGTCGAAGTTCCTGAGGTCGGTGTCGTCGAGGCCGTTCACGTAGCCATAGTCGTAGTTGAACATGATCTTGAGGACGAACTGCGGATCCTTCGGATCGGGGTTGGGGAACGGCTGGCCGGCGACGTAGTTCTCCATCGAGCGGCCGTCCGCCGCGAGCTTCACCTGCGAGGCGTACTTCTCGGTGGCTTCCTTGTAGGCGCGCGGCCACTCCACGTGCTTGGTCTCCGTGATGGTGAGCGGGAAGCCGTGCTTGATGCACCATTCGAGACCCGGCGAGATGAGGTCCTTCACCTTGTCGATGTTCGCTTCGGTGATCTTGTCCCCGGGGACGACCTCGGCGCGCGCGGCCGGCACGAGCATCATTGCGGTCACCACAAGCGCGGCTGCGAGCTTGCGTGTCGTCATTGGTTGCCCCTCCTGGGCGGCGCCGGCGGTGTCCTGCGCGGCAGCCCCGTTTGACCTTGGCCGATTGCCGGTGCCCGCGTTCATCTGCGCGGCCACGGTGAACCTCCTGGATACTCTCGTCCGAGTACCAGCCCTCGAAGGCCCGGGTCAATCGAGCCATTCGGTCTAGCCATTCGGTCGCGACCGGTCTGACGTTTGGCCGGTTCAGCGGGTTGATGACGGTCGAACGCACCGCGCGCGACGGCTCCTCACGAAGAGTTCAAGCTCAGTGGGCCTATTAGACATTGACGCCCGCGACGGCATGGCGGTATGGCCCCCGCAGTCGACGCGGAAAGGAGAAACACATGACGCGCATGGCTCTGGCACTGGCCTCCTTGCTGCTGCTCGGAGGGGCGCTCCCGACGGCCGCCCGCGTCTTCCACGTGAAGTCAGGGCACTCGATTCAGGCGGCGGTCGATCAGGCGAGCACGGGTGACATCGTGATGATCGCGCCCGGCACGTATCACGAGGCGGGGCGGCCCTGCCCGACCGAGCCGGGGAACATGTGCGCCGTCGTGGTCGACAAGGACGGCATCACGCTCATGGCCCAGGCCGGCGGCGCCGGCGCCGTCGTGCTCGAGAACGCAGGCGGACAGGATCAGGGGATCGCCATCGCGAAGCAGGGCGCGGACGGCGCCACGTGTATCGGTGACGCCTCCCAGCGTATCCGCGGTGCGCGCGTCACTGGCCTCACCGTAAACGGCTTCGGTGGCGACGGCATCTTCCTCTTCTGCGTCGACGACTGGAGCGTCACCTCCTGTAGTGCGAACGACGACGCCGAGTACGGCATCTTCCCGTCGCACTGCGGCCCCGGGCGTGTGAGCCGCAACGTCGCCACCGGCGCCAACGACACGGGCATCTACATCGGGCAGTCGCACGACGTCCGCGTCGACCACAACCGGGCGACGGGCAACGTGAGCGGATTCGAGCTCGAGAACTGCTCGCACTCGCGCGTCGACCACAACGAGGCCACCGGGAACACGGGCGGCGTGCTGACGTTCACCAACGTCTTCCTCGACGTGAAGCAGAACGCCGACAACCGCGTCGACCACAACTTCAGCCACGACAACAACAAACCGAACAGCTGCCTCGACCCGAGCGACGAGGTCTGCGCCGTGCCGCCGGGGACCGGCCTCCTCGTCCTCGCCACGGACCGGAACCAGGTCGACCACAACGTCGTGACGGGCAACGACTCGTTCGGCATCGCGGTCGCGAACTTCTGCGTCGCGAACAACCTCACGCCCGACCAGTGCAACGCGCTCGACATCGAGCCGAACCCCGATTTCAACCGCATCCTCTTCAACCACGCGACCGGGAACGGCGCGAATCCCTCGCCGCTCATCAACCCCGTGTTCGCGGTCGATCTCGCCTGGGACACCAGCGGGACGGGCAATTGCTGGACCGGCAACGTCGTCGGGACGACCTTCCCCGCGACGTTCCCGCCCTGCTTCTGAGGCGCGGCGGCCCGCACTAGCTACGGGGGGGCCGTGCACACATGTCGCTGGTCGCGGCCGGCCGCGCCGGATTCGCCGCATGCGATCCCACGCAGACCCCGACCGGTCCGACATCGCCAATGCCCGGGCGTTCGTTGCGGACCGGTGCGATTGTGACGCCACGACGAGCCATGGGGCCTACGTGAAGTGCGCCGTCGAGCAGGCGAGCGCCGCCCTGCAAAACGGGAGCTGCGCAGGGGCGGTGAAGAGATGCGCGGCGCGGTCGACGTGCGGGAGGCCAGGCTTCGTCACCTGTTGCGTTACGACCGCCAAGGGCACGCGGTGCGGTATCAAGCGGGATGCCGCTCATTGCAGGGCGCCAAGGAACGGCACCGCGTGTGCCGACCACCACCACGACCACGACACTGATCCGAACCGCGTGCACTGGTCCCGCCGAGCCGCCCCTCTGCGGTGGGACCTGCCCCGCGGGCGAGCAGTGCGGAGTGGACTACGATTTCACGCCCTACACCAACTCGTGCGGCTGCTTTCCCAACGGCGTCACGCCGTGCGGGTCATCCGACTATCGGCAGTGCGGAGGCGCGTGCTTCGGGAACGAGGTCTGTCAGGCGTTCCACCTGGGGCCGGACAGCCGAGGCGACATCCGGACCTGCGCCTGCGTGGACCCGGCGCAGAGCTGCACGACCTCGCCTGCGAATACCTGTACACCGGGCCCCTGCCCGCCGGGGGCCGCGTGCAGCTCGATCCTCCAGAACGGGACGGAATCGTGTGACTGTCGGACTCCGTGAGCCGAACGGCCCGCTGGGAGTCTCTCGTTCCCCGACACCCGTACGCTAGCTAGCCGCGCAGCGCCGCCGCCACCCCCGCCTGACCGACGTGGTACAAGTCACGATGTTGGCGACCGGCGCCCATCTCGGTCCGCGGGGCGGGCGTGAGGCGCGCCACGGGTCGGCTACTCGGATCCGATGTTCCGTCTTCGGTCCTCAGCTGCGATCCGCGACGCGCAATTGCCGTGGTTGCGGGCACAGGAGTGGGCTGCCCGCGCGCCGCCGCAACGCACAGCGCCGTGACGGTCGCGAGCAGCACGCTAGCGCCCGCCGCCGGCCACAGGTAGTCGCCGAGTCGTGGCGTCGAGAGTCCGCTACAAGTGTTGCCCACGAGCGGCTCGGCGGCCGCGCGGGCTCACCTTCGTCGCTCCAGGTATCTGGCGAAGAGCGTCGGGCTCAGGCGCCTCATCCGCTCCCGGATCGCGACCCGCTCGGCGTGCGTCCGCGCGGCGCGGTGTTCAGCCATCGCCCGGTAGAACAGGAGGCCGGGCGCGGTCGGCTCGTCTGCAAGCCCGGGAAGCGTCGGTGGCGGAACGTCGAATATCCCTTCCACCGCCCCGACGGCTGCCACCCAGAAGACGGGATCGCCATCGACCTCATACTCGCAGGCCGCTGCCGCGCCGAGGGCGGCGACCTCCGGATCGGCGATGCGCTCGAGCGCTACGCCGTCCGGGCGCTCCGCGAAGGCCCGGGCGTACTCCACCCGCGCGCCGCCGACGTCACCCAGCCGATAGAGCGCATCGCCGTGCGCCGCGCGCGCCCGCGCGTTCCCAGGATCGCGGGCGAGCGTCGCGCGCAACGAACGCTCGCCCTGCTCGAGGTCGCCGCCGAGGAGCCAGTAAACGCCGGCCGGCTCCCGCTGAACAATGCACCCGGCGCCGTGGAGCGCTTCGGCCTCGCGCGCCACGCCTCGGTGCCACGCAGCGAGGAGCTCGGGCGGCACCTCGTCGCGCAGGGCGATCACCGCGCCCAGCATGTCTCCGTGCTGCTGCGCGAGGTGGTCACGCCGGGCGAGGAGGGCCGACGCGCACTCCAGCTCCTGCCGCGCGGCGCTGTCAGACGGGAAGTCGGCGAGCGTCGCCCGGAACTCCTCACACGCCGCCGCCAGGTCGAAGTCGCGGAGCGCCCGCCTGGCGCGCACGACATGGAGCGTCCGCTCCGCGAAGAGGTCTAGCTGTCGCAATGCCGCGCTCTACCGCAACGGCGGGGCCGAGCCAAGAAGGTTCGGTCGCTGTCCGTCGTGTGCATTGCGGAGGCGGCCCGCCCGGGGTTAGCATCACGCGCCGTGAACCGAGCCCGGCGACCATCCCGCCGTCGTCCAGTGGGTTGGGAGCTCGGCGCACGAACGACGCGCCGAAAGGCGCATGCATGGGAGCAGCGATTGACCGAGGCGGATCGCCACCCTAACGACCCGGTCCTGATGGAGCCCGGCTGGGCGGAGGCGCGCGCCGAGGGGACCCTCCAAGGTCTCCGCATGACGGCGGACGAGTTCCTCGACCGGCCCGACGACGGGTACCGCTACGAGCTGGTCGAGGGGGTGGTGGTGATGTCGCCGAGCCCGCGCATGCGGCATCAGGCTGTCACGATGGAGATCATCAGGCAGCTCAACGTGTTCCTCACTCGGCATCCCATCGGACAGCTGCTGGCGGAGACCGACATGCACCTCGGCCGGGCGAAGGGCCGCGACTTCGTCTACCGGCCGGAGGTGCTCTTCATGACGGCTGAGCACTGGGCCCGGGCGGGCGACCGCCTCGTCGGCCCCCCGGCGCTGGTCGTCGAGGTCGTGTCGCAGGGCTCGCGGCGCTACGACCGCATCACGAAGAAGGCGGACTACGAGCGCTTCGGCGTCCTCGAGTACTGGCTCATGGACCCGGAGCGTGACGCCATGACGTTCTGGCGGCTGCGCGCGGGCCGTTACGTCGAGATCGAGCCCGAAGGCAAGCGCTTCGCGAGCGAGGCGATCCCCGGGTTCGTGCTCGATCTGGCGAAGGTCCGCAAGATATTTTCTCGCTGATCGGGGACATGCGGCGCCTCCACGTCCTCTGGCAAGGTAGCCCCCTGGTACGATCCCTCCGTCTCGGCTAGAGCCGTGCGCATGAAGGGCCGCCGCGCGCGCGTTTCAGCGCGCCCGGCGAAACGGAGGCCATGGGATGCCTGACGAACGCACCAGCTATCGCGTCTGCCCGTTGTGCGAAGCGACCTGCGGGCTCGAGATCCGCAGCCGCGGCCGGGAGGTGGTGAGCATCCGGGGCGACGAGGCGGACGTCTTCAGCCGGGGCTTCATCTGCCCCAAGGCCTACGCGCTGAAGGAGCTCGACGCCGACCCGGACCGCCTCCGGACCCCGCTCGTCCGGCGCAACGGCATGCTCGAGCCCGCCACCTGGGACGAGGCCTTCGCCGAGATCGAGCGGCGCCTCGTCCCCATCATCCGTGAGCGCGGCCGCGATGCGGTTGGCGTGTACCTCGGGAACCCGAGCGTGCACAGCCTGGCGCTCAGCCTCTACGGCCAGGCGCTTCTCCGCGCGCTCGGGACGAAGAACCTCTTTTCGGCGAGCACCGTCGACCAGATGCCGAAGCAGGTGGCGGTGGGGCTCATGTTCGGCACGATGCTCAGCACGCCCGTGCCGGACCTCGACCGGACCGATTACCTGCTCGTCCTGGGCGCCAATCCCTTCGTATCCAACGGGAGCCTGATGACGGCGCCCGACGTGCCGGGCCGGCTGCGGGCCATCCGGCGGCGCGGCGGAACGGTGGTGGTCGTCGACCCGCGCCGCACCCGCACGGCGGCAGAGGCGAGCGAGCACCACTTCATCCGGCCGGGGACGGACGCCTACTTCCTCTTCGGCATCGTCCACGCGCTGTTCGCCGACGGCCTCGTGCGGCTCGGCCGCCTCGCCGAGCACACGGCGGCGGTCGAGGAAGTGGAGGCGCTCGCACGGCCCTTCGCCCCCGAGGCCGTCGCGGGACGCTGCGGGATCGATGCCGCGACCATCCGCCGACTGGCGCGCGAGCTCGCCCGGGCAGAGCGCGCCGCCGTCTACGCCCGCATCGGCACCTGCACGCAGGAGTTCGGCACGCTCGCGAGCTGGCTGGTGGACGTGATCAACGTCCTCACCGGCCACCTCGACGAGGTGGGAGGCGCGATGTTCACCCGCGCCGCGACCGGCAGCCCGCACACGCGCGGCACGCCCGGGAGGGGAAAGGGCGTGCGCTTCGGTCGCCGGCGGAGCCGGGTGCGTGAGGCGCCCGAGGTGTACGGCGAGCTGCCGGCCGCCTGCCTTGCCGAGGAGATCGAGACGCCCGGCGAGGGGCAGATCCGGGCGCTGGTCACGGTCGCCGGCAACCCGGTGCTCAGCACCCCCAACGGCGCGCGTCTCGACCGGGCGCTCGCCTCGCTCGAGTTCATGGTGAGCCTCGACATCTACGTCAACGAGACGACGCGTCATGCGGACGTGATCCTGCCCGGCCTCTCGCCCCTCGAGCAGTCTCACTACGACGTGATCCTGCGGCAGCTCGCGATCCGCAACGTCGCGACGTATTCGCCGCCAACCTTCGATCCGCCTGCGGGACACCCGTCCGAGTGGCAGACCGTGCTTCGCCTGGCGGCGATCGTCGCCGGTCAGGGCGAGGGCGCCGACATCGCCGCGCTCGACGACTTCGTCGTGATGCAGCGCGTGGAGCACGAGGTCGCCGCGCCCGCCTCGCCGATCCACGGCCGCGACCCGGTGGAGATCCGGTCCCTGCTCGCACCTCGGCGCGGTCCCGAGCGCCTGCTCGAC
This window contains:
- a CDS encoding DUF1329 domain-containing protein, giving the protein MAAQMNAGTGNRPRSNGAAAQDTAGAAQEGQPMTTRKLAAALVVTAMMLVPAARAEVVPGDKITEANIDKVKDLISPGLEWCIKHGFPLTITETKHVEWPRAYKEATEKYASQVKLAADGRSMENYVAGQPFPNPDPKDPQFVLKIMFNYDYGYVNGLDDTDLRNFDADTGAIADHGPLTVERHFLLDHFRRLFWTGRLYVDPKPEKPNPNGYRAQQGLYPILEPFDLKGVGALGRAREPLHFPRQAG
- a CDS encoding DUF1329 domain-containing protein, whose protein sequence is MGALGNRYTSPDKQDDSWLYLPSLRRVRRLSTAQRSDALFGQDTDVDSYYGYAGQVSWMDWKYLGERDLLGILHAQHYPVKWHDKVDWAFDEVWEKRRVYVLEGISKLPQYAYGKRVLFIDKETWGIPYSDIYDRSGELWKIWINDVSYRKK
- a CDS encoding Uma2 family endonuclease, with amino-acid sequence MEPGWAEARAEGTLQGLRMTADEFLDRPDDGYRYELVEGVVVMSPSPRMRHQAVTMEIIRQLNVFLTRHPIGQLLAETDMHLGRAKGRDFVYRPEVLFMTAEHWARAGDRLVGPPALVVEVVSQGSRRYDRITKKADYERFGVLEYWLMDPERDAMTFWRLRAGRYVEIEPEGKRFASEAIPGFVLDLAKVRKIFSR
- a CDS encoding molybdopterin oxidoreductase family protein, giving the protein MPDERTSYRVCPLCEATCGLEIRSRGREVVSIRGDEADVFSRGFICPKAYALKELDADPDRLRTPLVRRNGMLEPATWDEAFAEIERRLVPIIRERGRDAVGVYLGNPSVHSLALSLYGQALLRALGTKNLFSASTVDQMPKQVAVGLMFGTMLSTPVPDLDRTDYLLVLGANPFVSNGSLMTAPDVPGRLRAIRRRGGTVVVVDPRRTRTAAEASEHHFIRPGTDAYFLFGIVHALFADGLVRLGRLAEHTAAVEEVEALARPFAPEAVAGRCGIDAATIRRLARELARAERAAVYARIGTCTQEFGTLASWLVDVINVLTGHLDEVGGAMFTRAATGSPHTRGTPGRGKGVRFGRRRSRVREAPEVYGELPAACLAEEIETPGEGQIRALVTVAGNPVLSTPNGARLDRALASLEFMVSLDIYVNETTRHADVILPGLSPLEQSHYDVILRQLAIRNVATYSPPTFDPPAGHPSEWQTVLRLAAIVAGQGEGADIAALDDFVVMQRVEHEVAAPASPIHGRDPVEIRSLLAPRRGPERLLDLLLRTGPYGDAFGANPGGLSLAVLEANPHGIDLGPLEPRIPEVLRTPSGRIELAPEPIAADVERLRAALERSDGEMVLIGRRDLRSNNSWMHNLRVLVKGNPRCTAQLHPADAARLGIASGELARVTSRVGAIELPVEVTDAIMPGVMSIPHGWGHDLTDVRLAVASAHAGANSNRLADELVLDPLSGNAVLNGLRVAVERAVQPASP